CGACGTCGGCTACGCCGAAGGCCGCCACTTCATCGTCATGCAGTACGTGGACGGCGAGTCCCTCTCCACGGTCGTCGAAGAACTCGGCGCCATGGACCCCCGCGACGCCGCCCGCGTGGCCGTCGGGATCCTCCGGGGTCTCCATCACGCGCACGAACAGGGCGTCGTCCACCGCGACGTCAAACCCGACAACGTCCTTCTGGCCAAGGGAGACGAGCCGAAACTCCTCGACTTCGGGCTGGCCATCGAACAGGAAGCTTCCCTCCACCTCACCCGCGACGGCATGGTGGTGGGAACCCCCTACTACCTCTCCCCCGAGCAGGCCCGCGGCCACAAGGCCACCCCGAAAAGCGACATCTACGCCGCCGGCGTCACGCTGTACTATCTCCTTACGGGAAAACGCCCCTTCACGGGCGCCACCGCGCTCGCCGTCCTCAACAAGCACATCCACGAGCCGCCCGTTCCCCCCATGGCCCACAATCCCAAGGTCCCCAAAGC
Above is a window of Planctomycetota bacterium DNA encoding:
- a CDS encoding serine/threonine-protein kinase encodes the protein MQKPEDNLIGRTLEKCRILSKLGTGGMGSVYLAEHFGLGRRVAVKILPADMSRDPEYVARFMREATTAGRMEHPNIVQVHDVGYAEGRHFIVMQYVDGESLSTVVEELGAMDPRDAARVAVGILRGLHHAHEQGVVHRDVKPDNVLLAKGDEPKLLDFGLAIEQEASLHLTRDGMVVGTPYYLSPEQARGHKATPKSDIYAAGVTLYYLLTGKRPFTGATALAVLNKHIHEPPVPPMAHNPKVPKALNDIVLKMMAKRPEDRYPTAAAAADDLERFLTGREVRVRLPWRLPYLSPRARWAAGAGAGALVLAAAVLAVALSAGDPPPS